The following proteins come from a genomic window of Acinetobacter baumannii:
- a CDS encoding NADAR family protein — protein sequence MKDEKFLNDLIQKIQQGHQFKYLYFWGHTPKKANLIDKSCFSQWFPAQFNVEGIEYFTAEHYMMAQKAKLFNDKEIFAQILQVKHPNEAKQLGRKVRNYDEQIWREKRFDIVVQANFAKFSQHPELKKFLLATRERILVEASPVDKIWGVGMAQDHPHIQDPSLWQGLNLLGFALIHVRELLLTE from the coding sequence ATGAAAGACGAAAAATTTCTAAATGACTTAATTCAAAAAATACAGCAAGGTCACCAGTTCAAATATTTATATTTCTGGGGACATACTCCTAAGAAAGCTAATCTTATTGATAAAAGCTGTTTTAGCCAGTGGTTTCCCGCGCAATTTAATGTAGAAGGTATTGAATACTTTACTGCTGAGCACTATATGATGGCGCAAAAAGCAAAATTATTTAATGATAAAGAAATTTTTGCACAGATTTTGCAGGTTAAACATCCGAATGAAGCGAAGCAACTAGGCCGTAAAGTACGTAATTATGATGAACAGATATGGCGAGAAAAACGTTTTGACATAGTGGTGCAGGCGAATTTTGCTAAATTTTCACAGCATCCTGAGTTAAAAAAATTCTTATTAGCAACGAGAGAGCGTATTTTGGTTGAAGCATCTCCAGTCGATAAAATTTGGGGGGTGGGTATGGCGCAAGACCATCCACACATTCAAGATCCATCTCTATGGCAAGGACTAAATTTGTTGGGTTTTGCTTTAATACATGTTCGAGAGTTACTTTTAACTGAGTAG
- the ppx gene encoding exopolyphosphatase has product MSDFLIDEELLAAIDMGSNSFHLAIARVDHGEVKKVASMSEKVQLAAGLDENKNLTEAAQQRGLACLARFVGRLGSVQPNRLRIVATNALRQAKNGHEFIQKAAEILPKPIEIIAGREEARLIYLGVSHTMANGGRRLVVDIGGGSTEFIIGEEFEPIYTESLQMGCVAYTKAYFADGEITQKAFDKAVVAARKELSAIATTYKMEGWDTVVGSSGTIKACRQIMVNMGLSDEQENVTREGLHKLKDKLLKFKNISEIDFEGLREDRRAVLPAGLAILYAVFEVLEIERLAYSDGALREGVMYDLLGRFKHEDIRDRSVQALMGRYNADPKQAERVVNTAQHLFDSVAKPLNLTSEDSDLLRRAAYLHEIGLAISHGGYHRHGAYLLQHSDIPGFSQIDQNHLSHLVAHHRRKLRNDVKNEVLKAGGHKLVYLSLLLRLAVLLNHSRSDQMLPAIELTIINDQQWQLSVSGDAKQWPLLVADLHDEQEQFKHWDIELNIQSEKFID; this is encoded by the coding sequence ATGTCTGACTTTCTGATTGATGAAGAATTACTTGCTGCCATAGATATGGGGTCGAACAGTTTTCACCTTGCCATTGCACGGGTAGATCACGGTGAAGTTAAAAAAGTGGCTTCAATGTCAGAAAAAGTACAGCTTGCAGCTGGTCTTGATGAAAATAAAAACTTAACAGAAGCAGCACAGCAACGTGGTTTAGCCTGTTTGGCTCGTTTTGTTGGGCGTTTAGGCTCAGTTCAACCTAATCGTTTAAGAATTGTGGCGACGAACGCTTTGCGTCAGGCTAAAAATGGCCATGAGTTCATTCAAAAAGCTGCTGAAATTTTACCCAAACCTATTGAGATTATTGCAGGCCGTGAAGAAGCACGCCTGATTTATCTTGGTGTATCACATACGATGGCCAATGGTGGACGCCGCTTAGTGGTTGACATTGGTGGTGGATCTACCGAGTTTATTATTGGCGAAGAATTTGAGCCAATTTATACTGAATCATTACAAATGGGTTGTGTAGCCTATACAAAAGCCTATTTTGCCGATGGTGAAATCACACAAAAAGCATTTGATAAAGCAGTTGTTGCTGCGCGTAAAGAGCTTTCAGCAATCGCCACCACTTATAAGATGGAAGGGTGGGATACTGTTGTAGGTTCAAGTGGGACCATTAAAGCTTGCCGCCAGATTATGGTGAATATGGGGCTAAGTGACGAGCAAGAAAATGTCACACGTGAAGGTCTCCATAAACTTAAAGATAAGTTACTCAAGTTCAAAAATATTTCTGAAATTGATTTTGAAGGACTTCGAGAAGACCGACGAGCAGTTTTGCCAGCCGGATTGGCAATTTTGTACGCTGTTTTTGAAGTTTTAGAAATTGAACGTTTGGCATATTCTGATGGTGCATTACGTGAAGGAGTCATGTATGACCTGTTAGGCCGTTTTAAGCATGAGGATATCCGCGACCGTAGTGTACAAGCGTTAATGGGACGTTATAACGCCGATCCGAAACAGGCAGAACGAGTTGTAAATACGGCTCAACACTTATTTGACAGTGTCGCTAAACCGCTTAATTTAACGAGTGAAGACAGTGACTTACTGCGTCGTGCAGCATATTTGCATGAAATTGGTTTAGCGATTAGTCATGGTGGCTATCATCGTCATGGTGCTTATTTATTGCAACATTCCGATATTCCTGGTTTCTCACAAATTGACCAAAATCATCTTTCACATTTGGTTGCTCATCACCGCCGTAAATTGCGAAATGATGTAAAAAATGAAGTTTTAAAGGCTGGTGGTCATAAATTAGTTTATTTAAGTTTGTTACTTCGCCTAGCAGTTTTACTCAACCATAGCCGCAGTGATCAGATGCTTCCTGCCATTGAATTGACCATCATAAATGATCAACAATGGCAACTTAGTGTTTCTGGTGATGCCAAACAATGGCCATTGTTAGTTGCCGACTTGCATGATGAGCAAGAGCAGTTTAAGCATTGGGACATTGAATTGAATATTCAGTCGGAAAAATTTATCGATTAA
- the pheT gene encoding phenylalanine--tRNA ligase subunit beta, translating into MKISENWLRTWVNPAIDSDTLSDQLTMLGLEVDELASVAKPFTGVVVGEVLTVEQHPDADRLRVTTVNIGSGEPLQIVCGAPNVRAGMKAPVATIGAVLPGDFKIKKGKLRGVESQGMLCGASEIDLEDKIDGLLELPADAPVGVNIREYLKLDDNVIDISITPNRGDCFSIRGIAREVAVINQLQMNEPEIKSVDATITDEKKVVINTDGAPRYLGRVIKNVNVKAATPEWMEQALARSGIRTHSILVDVTNYVLMELGQPMHAFDLAKIEGTVHVRQAKPQEKLQLLNDQEVELQEDVMVIADDQKALAIAGIMGGLASSVTDDTTDIFLESAFFAPLAIAGRARRFGLHTDSSQRYERGVDFELPVIAMNRASQLIQELAGGEFGPITVAEKSDLLPKREAIELKQAQVDQLLGYKVAAEFITDALTRLGCEVTVQANGEWSVVPPSHRYDMAIYQDLIEEVARIDGYDNIQISLPSMDVQLAKYQDRFEIAQLRQTVATLGYQEAISFSFADAKLEKQLNPQVSPLMLANPISSDLAAMRSTLLSSLIPCVQYNLNRQQSRVRFFELGLRFDYQNANSIQDLKQIPTLALVAVGSREPESWHAKPQPMDFFDFKGEVEEILAAGRVKVEYVRSERPWLHPGQSAEILVDGQSIGYLGRLHPSLENELDLSTTWVAELDQAAVLQSYVSNFTELSRFPSVRRDIALLISDNINVRDIQQLIEKTGGELLDSTWLFDVYTGQGVEEGKRSLAFALLWQHPSRTLEDAEIKSGMDNIIQVLENTYQATLRAS; encoded by the coding sequence ATGAAGATTAGCGAAAATTGGTTACGCACATGGGTTAATCCAGCAATTGATAGTGATACATTATCTGATCAGTTGACTATGCTTGGTCTTGAAGTAGATGAGCTGGCATCTGTTGCTAAGCCATTTACTGGCGTTGTAGTTGGTGAAGTTCTAACAGTTGAACAGCACCCTGATGCAGACCGTCTGCGTGTAACAACAGTGAATATTGGTTCAGGTGAGCCTTTACAAATTGTATGTGGTGCTCCTAACGTTCGTGCTGGAATGAAAGCACCTGTGGCAACTATTGGTGCAGTATTACCGGGTGATTTTAAAATCAAAAAAGGTAAGCTTCGTGGTGTCGAGTCACAAGGTATGTTGTGCGGTGCTTCTGAAATTGACCTTGAAGATAAAATCGATGGTTTACTTGAGCTACCTGCCGATGCTCCAGTAGGGGTAAACATCCGTGAGTACTTAAAACTTGATGATAATGTCATCGATATTAGTATTACACCAAACCGTGGTGACTGCTTTAGTATTCGTGGTATCGCACGTGAAGTTGCAGTGATTAACCAACTGCAAATGAATGAGCCTGAAATTAAATCGGTTGATGCGACAATCACTGATGAGAAAAAAGTAGTCATCAACACTGATGGTGCTCCACGCTACTTAGGTCGTGTCATTAAAAATGTAAATGTTAAAGCTGCTACTCCTGAATGGATGGAACAAGCTTTAGCACGTTCAGGAATTCGTACTCATAGTATTTTAGTTGATGTAACGAATTACGTCCTCATGGAATTGGGTCAGCCAATGCATGCTTTCGATTTAGCTAAAATCGAAGGGACTGTACATGTTCGCCAAGCTAAGCCGCAAGAAAAGTTACAGCTTTTGAATGATCAAGAAGTTGAGTTGCAAGAAGATGTGATGGTTATTGCGGATGACCAAAAAGCACTAGCAATCGCTGGTATCATGGGTGGTCTAGCATCAAGCGTAACTGATGATACGACTGATATCTTCTTGGAAAGCGCATTTTTTGCTCCGCTTGCGATTGCTGGACGTGCTCGTCGCTTTGGTTTACATACAGATTCTTCACAACGTTATGAACGCGGTGTAGATTTTGAATTGCCAGTAATTGCGATGAACCGTGCTTCTCAGCTTATTCAAGAGTTGGCGGGTGGTGAGTTCGGTCCAATTACTGTAGCTGAAAAATCTGATTTACTTCCGAAACGTGAAGCGATTGAACTTAAGCAAGCTCAAGTAGACCAGTTGTTGGGTTACAAAGTAGCGGCAGAGTTCATTACAGATGCATTAACTCGATTAGGTTGTGAAGTCACTGTTCAAGCGAATGGTGAATGGAGCGTAGTTCCACCATCACATCGCTACGATATGGCAATTTATCAAGATTTGATTGAAGAAGTTGCACGTATTGATGGTTATGACAATATTCAGATCAGCTTACCAAGTATGGATGTTCAACTTGCTAAGTACCAAGATCGTTTTGAAATCGCGCAGTTACGTCAAACGGTAGCCACTTTAGGGTATCAAGAAGCGATTAGCTTTAGCTTTGCTGATGCAAAACTTGAAAAGCAATTGAACCCGCAAGTAAGTCCGTTAATGTTGGCAAATCCAATCTCTAGTGATTTGGCTGCAATGCGCAGCACATTGCTTTCGAGTTTAATCCCTTGTGTACAATATAATTTAAACCGTCAGCAAAGCCGTGTACGTTTCTTTGAACTAGGTTTGCGTTTTGATTATCAAAATGCTAATTCTATTCAGGATCTGAAGCAAATTCCTACATTGGCTTTAGTTGCCGTAGGTTCTCGTGAACCTGAATCATGGCATGCTAAGCCACAGCCAATGGATTTCTTCGATTTTAAAGGTGAAGTAGAAGAGATTTTAGCTGCTGGACGTGTCAAAGTTGAGTATGTACGTTCAGAGCGTCCATGGTTGCATCCAGGGCAATCTGCTGAAATCTTAGTTGATGGCCAATCAATTGGTTACCTAGGCCGCTTGCATCCATCTTTAGAAAACGAACTAGATTTGAGCACAACTTGGGTTGCCGAGCTTGACCAGGCTGCTGTTTTGCAATCTTATGTATCTAATTTTACAGAATTATCACGTTTTCCTTCGGTTAGACGTGATATTGCGCTTTTAATCTCTGATAATATAAATGTTAGAGATATTCAGCAGTTAATCGAAAAAACTGGTGGAGAGCTTTTAGACTCTACTTGGTTATTCGATGTGTATACGGGGCAGGGTGTCGAAGAAGGTAAACGCTCATTAGCGTTTGCATTATTATGGCAACATCCTTCACGTACGCTTGAAGATGCTGAAATTAAATCTGGTATGGACAATATAATCCAAGTGTTGGAAAACACTTATCAAGCGACATTGAGGGCCTCATGA
- the rplT gene encoding 50S ribosomal protein L20 yields the protein MARVKRGVVAHRRHKKILARAKGYYGARSRVYRVAFQAVIKAGQYAYRDRRQKKRQFRALWIARINAGARQNGLSYSRMIDGLKKAQVIIDRRVLADIAMHDAVAFAALAEKAKGALAA from the coding sequence ATGGCTCGTGTAAAACGTGGTGTAGTGGCTCATCGCCGTCACAAAAAAATTCTTGCTCGCGCTAAAGGTTACTACGGTGCTCGTTCACGCGTTTACCGCGTAGCGTTCCAAGCGGTAATCAAAGCTGGTCAATACGCTTACCGTGACCGTCGTCAGAAGAAACGTCAATTCCGTGCTCTATGGATTGCGCGTATCAACGCTGGTGCTCGTCAAAACGGTTTGTCTTACAGCCGTATGATCGATGGCTTGAAAAAAGCTCAAGTGATCATCGACCGTCGCGTATTAGCTGACATCGCTATGCATGATGCAGTAGCATTTGCTGCTTTAGCTGAAAAAGCTAAAGGTGCATTAGCTGCATAA
- the tilS gene encoding tRNA lysidine(34) synthetase TilS, giving the protein MDSMLLLHLMAQIFPQKIRAIYIDHQLQDQSAEWAEVVATQATILNIPYIIQKVQIANGNLEAQARQARYQAYQQHLQENEILLLAHHQQDQAETVILRLLSGAGVDGLAAMQAIDYRKDMTIWRPFLDLTREQIALWTAQLEVKYIDDPMNYDNHYDRVWCREALWPFLTSRFPKMQQALSRTSYLMQDASEILEEVLKDDWQYSGSADYLDLTKLSELSFARQRQLLSAWMKGQGQYRPAFEMVERLRAEVIESKSDAQAALHWNQFYYVRYQNILYRLSKQIYFAETLNPVDAELEHSFKLEERWQGAAGLFHVECKKIGLSHSLLNKKLKIIRRQGGEKIHLYGRVGQWPLKKAIQEAHILPWLRHTIQILVLDNVMLGVFTPKGFWLAQSPYCEEGGWQPDLISHSCNLVNGEYSYGNSSEL; this is encoded by the coding sequence ATGGATTCAATGCTACTGCTACATTTAATGGCTCAAATTTTCCCTCAAAAGATCCGAGCAATTTATATTGATCATCAACTGCAAGATCAAAGTGCAGAGTGGGCGGAAGTGGTTGCCACACAGGCAACAATATTAAATATTCCTTATATTATTCAAAAAGTTCAGATCGCAAACGGCAATCTGGAAGCACAAGCACGTCAAGCGCGTTATCAAGCATATCAGCAACATTTACAAGAAAATGAAATTCTGTTGCTTGCTCATCATCAACAAGATCAGGCAGAAACAGTTATTTTGCGATTATTGTCAGGTGCGGGAGTAGATGGACTTGCTGCGATGCAGGCTATTGATTACCGTAAAGATATGACAATTTGGCGCCCCTTTTTGGATTTAACACGTGAGCAAATCGCCTTATGGACTGCTCAGCTTGAAGTTAAATATATTGACGATCCAATGAACTATGACAACCATTACGATAGGGTGTGGTGTCGTGAAGCACTGTGGCCATTTTTAACAAGCCGTTTTCCAAAAATGCAGCAAGCTTTGAGCCGAACCAGTTATCTGATGCAAGATGCTTCTGAAATTTTAGAAGAAGTTCTTAAAGATGATTGGCAATATTCTGGTTCAGCTGACTATTTAGATTTAACGAAATTATCCGAGTTATCTTTTGCGCGGCAGCGCCAGTTACTTTCTGCGTGGATGAAAGGCCAAGGGCAATATCGACCTGCATTTGAAATGGTCGAACGGCTAAGAGCAGAAGTTATTGAGTCTAAGTCAGATGCTCAAGCCGCTTTACATTGGAACCAGTTTTACTATGTCCGTTATCAAAATATACTCTATAGGTTGAGTAAACAGATTTATTTCGCTGAAACTTTAAATCCGGTTGATGCTGAACTAGAGCATTCATTTAAATTAGAAGAAAGATGGCAGGGCGCAGCTGGACTATTCCATGTTGAGTGTAAAAAAATTGGTTTAAGTCATTCTTTATTGAATAAAAAATTAAAAATCATTCGACGTCAAGGTGGGGAAAAGATTCACCTATATGGTCGTGTTGGGCAATGGCCTTTAAAAAAAGCAATTCAAGAAGCACATATTTTGCCTTGGCTTCGTCATACAATTCAAATATTAGTCTTAGATAATGTTATGCTTGGGGTTTTTACACCGAAAGGATTTTGGTTGGCTCAGTCTCCATATTGTGAGGAAGGAGGGTGGCAACCAGATTTAATTTCTCATTCTTGTAATCTGGTAAATGGCGAATATAGTTATGGCAACAGCAGTGAATTGTAA
- a CDS encoding integration host factor subunit alpha: MTALTKADMADHLSELTSLNRREAKQMVELFFDEISQALIAGEQVKLSGFGNFELRDKRERPGRNPKTGEEIPISARRVVTFRAGQKFRQRVGNEQID, translated from the coding sequence ATGACAGCATTAACTAAAGCAGACATGGCTGATCATTTAAGTGAGTTAACCAGCTTAAATCGCCGTGAAGCAAAACAAATGGTCGAGTTGTTCTTTGACGAAATTAGCCAAGCGCTTATTGCGGGCGAGCAGGTTAAGCTTTCTGGTTTCGGTAATTTCGAGCTTAGAGATAAACGCGAGCGTCCAGGACGTAATCCGAAGACTGGCGAAGAAATTCCGATTTCTGCACGCCGTGTAGTTACCTTCAGAGCGGGTCAGAAATTTAGACAACGCGTTGGAAATGAGCAGATCGATTGA
- a CDS encoding GNAT family N-acetyltransferase codes for MKLLNDTDIRIASFKDALSIAEVHVQSWKETYTGMIKQEILNKLNVLDKQQLWKEISRSPDHKLFIYTENGVVKGFLDGYLNPENNIAEIRAFYLLGEIQRKGVGRALFQKFYQCALNQGYAFIRLEVFNKNPSRFFYEKMGAKLTGEAELPEFGLGITELFYEWEL; via the coding sequence TTGAAACTATTAAATGACACAGATATTCGTATAGCATCATTTAAGGATGCATTGTCTATTGCAGAAGTACATGTACAGAGTTGGAAAGAAACCTATACAGGTATGATTAAGCAAGAAATATTGAATAAGCTTAACGTACTAGATAAACAACAGTTATGGAAAGAGATAAGTAGAAGTCCTGATCATAAGTTATTTATCTATACTGAAAATGGAGTAGTGAAAGGCTTTCTCGATGGTTATTTAAATCCGGAAAATAATATTGCTGAAATTCGTGCTTTTTATTTATTAGGAGAAATTCAAAGAAAAGGAGTAGGGCGTGCGTTATTCCAAAAGTTCTATCAATGCGCTTTAAATCAAGGTTATGCTTTTATTCGTTTAGAAGTTTTTAATAAAAATCCAAGTCGCTTCTTCTATGAAAAAATGGGAGCCAAATTAACTGGTGAAGCCGAACTACCAGAGTTCGGCCTCGGAATAACAGAACTATTTTATGAATGGGAACTTTAA
- the pheS gene encoding phenylalanine--tRNA ligase subunit alpha codes for MSLEALTTEALAAIAAAQDLVALDQVRVQFTGKKSQLAEQSKALGKMDPEERKVQGAAIHAVRETINNALTERQTALQQAALAQKLASETIDITLPGRGQRIGTVHPVTQVQERICQFFTKAGFTVATGPEVEDDYHNFEALNIPGHHPARAMHDTFYFDANHLLRTHTSGVQIRTMETSQPPIRIVCPGRVYRCDSDQTHSPMFHQIEGLYVAENTSFAELKGLLINLLNEFFEKDLKVRFRPSYFPFTEPSAEVDIMDERGRWLEVLGCGMVHPNVLRAAGIDPDKYKGFAFGLGVERFAMLRYGINDLRMFYQNDVRFLRQFA; via the coding sequence ATGTCACTGGAAGCCCTGACCACAGAAGCGCTTGCTGCCATTGCAGCAGCTCAAGACCTTGTTGCACTTGATCAGGTGCGTGTGCAATTTACAGGGAAAAAAAGCCAGCTTGCAGAACAATCGAAAGCATTAGGGAAAATGGACCCTGAAGAACGTAAAGTACAAGGTGCTGCGATTCATGCTGTTCGAGAAACAATTAATAACGCTTTAACTGAACGTCAAACAGCATTACAACAAGCTGCACTGGCGCAAAAATTAGCAAGTGAAACCATTGATATTACTTTGCCAGGCCGTGGACAGCGCATTGGTACAGTTCATCCTGTTACTCAAGTGCAAGAACGTATTTGCCAGTTCTTTACTAAAGCTGGCTTTACGGTTGCTACAGGACCAGAAGTTGAAGATGACTATCATAACTTCGAAGCATTAAATATTCCTGGGCACCATCCTGCACGTGCTATGCATGATACTTTCTATTTCGATGCAAACCATTTGTTGCGTACGCATACTTCTGGTGTGCAAATTCGTACCATGGAAACAAGCCAGCCGCCAATTCGTATTGTATGTCCAGGCCGTGTATACCGCTGCGACTCAGACCAAACGCATTCGCCAATGTTCCATCAAATTGAAGGTTTGTACGTTGCTGAGAACACCAGCTTTGCTGAATTAAAAGGTTTATTGATTAACCTACTGAATGAATTTTTTGAGAAAGATTTAAAAGTACGTTTCCGTCCATCATATTTCCCATTCACAGAGCCTAGTGCGGAAGTGGATATCATGGATGAGCGTGGACGTTGGTTAGAAGTATTAGGCTGTGGCATGGTACATCCAAATGTATTGCGTGCTGCGGGGATTGATCCTGATAAATACAAAGGCTTCGCTTTTGGTTTAGGGGTAGAACGTTTTGCAATGTTGCGTTATGGCATTAATGACTTGCGTATGTTCTATCAAAATGATGTGCGTTTCTTACGCCAATTTGCCTAA
- a CDS encoding acetyl-CoA carboxylase carboxyltransferase subunit alpha, with amino-acid sequence MKKATQSKAWTTVQIARHPERPQFLDYVGEIFTEFDALHGDRLFGDDGAMVGGLARFDGQPVMVIGQHRGRSTREKLKHNFGMCNPEGYRKSQRLLDMAERFNLPVFTFIDTMGAYPGVGAEERGQAEAIATSLAQLSSLKVPVIATVLGEGGSGGALGIGVADRVIMLSHSIYSVISPEGCASILWKTAEKAAQASEALGLTADKLQSLGIVEYVVDEGEGAHLDPERVMQNLKVVLKQALDELLPMDANERCEARYQRLMKFGSENLGMAS; translated from the coding sequence ATGAAAAAAGCTACTCAGTCCAAAGCGTGGACAACGGTTCAAATTGCACGTCATCCTGAACGTCCGCAGTTTCTAGATTATGTCGGTGAAATCTTTACAGAGTTTGATGCATTGCATGGTGATCGTTTGTTTGGTGACGATGGTGCGATGGTAGGTGGTCTTGCTCGTTTTGACGGTCAACCTGTGATGGTCATTGGACAACACCGTGGTCGTAGTACCCGTGAAAAATTAAAGCACAACTTTGGTATGTGTAACCCAGAAGGTTACCGTAAATCTCAGCGCCTTTTAGATATGGCTGAGCGTTTCAATCTACCAGTTTTCACCTTTATTGATACTATGGGTGCATATCCGGGTGTTGGTGCTGAAGAACGTGGTCAGGCAGAAGCAATTGCGACTAGCCTTGCTCAACTTTCAAGTCTGAAAGTACCTGTAATCGCAACAGTACTTGGTGAAGGCGGTTCTGGTGGTGCTTTAGGTATTGGTGTTGCTGACAGAGTGATTATGTTGTCACATAGTATTTATTCTGTGATTTCGCCTGAAGGCTGTGCATCTATTTTGTGGAAAACTGCTGAGAAAGCAGCTCAAGCGAGTGAAGCTTTAGGTTTAACAGCAGATAAACTACAATCGCTAGGTATTGTTGAATATGTAGTAGATGAAGGTGAAGGTGCGCATTTAGATCCTGAGCGTGTGATGCAAAACTTAAAAGTAGTTTTAAAGCAGGCTTTGGATGAATTGCTACCAATGGATGCAAATGAACGATGCGAAGCACGTTATCAACGTTTAATGAAGTTTGGCAGCGAAAATTTAGGCATGGCGTCTTAA
- the trxA gene encoding thioredoxin, which produces MSATIVNTTDDNFQADVLDAETPVLVDFWAGWCAPCKAIAPVLEDLSSEYAGKVKIVKVDVTSCEETAVKYNIRNIPALLLFKNGEVVAQQIGAVPRSKLVSFIDENV; this is translated from the coding sequence ATGTCTGCGACTATTGTAAATACAACTGATGATAACTTCCAAGCAGATGTTCTAGATGCTGAAACACCTGTACTTGTTGACTTTTGGGCAGGTTGGTGTGCACCTTGTAAAGCCATCGCACCTGTTCTTGAAGATTTATCAAGTGAATATGCGGGTAAAGTAAAAATCGTTAAAGTTGACGTGACTTCTTGTGAAGAGACGGCAGTGAAATACAATATCCGTAATATTCCTGCTCTATTACTTTTCAAAAATGGTGAAGTAGTAGCTCAGCAAATCGGCGCTGTGCCTCGTTCTAAACTCGTTAGCTTCATTGACGAAAACGTTTAA
- the rho gene encoding transcription termination factor Rho — MNLTELKKKPIGELIKIAEFMGLEGMARNRKQDIIFAILKRHAMNGEEIFGDGVLEILSDGFGFLRSAAGSYLAGPDDIYVSPSQIRRFNLRTGDTITGTIRPPKEGERYFALLKVNQINYDTPENSRNKILFENLTPLFPTEQLVMELGNGTTEDLTARVVDLVAPIGKGQRSIIVAPPKAGKTMLLQNIAQSIVRNNPEVFLIVLLIDERPEEVTEMERTVRGEVVASTFDEAPARHVQVAEMVIEKAKRLVEHKKDVVILLDSITRLARAYNTVIPSSGKVLTGGVDAHALERPKRFFGAARNIEEGGSLTIISTALIETGSKMDDVIYEEFKGTGNQEITLDRRIAEKRVFPAMNIKKSGTRREERLMDEDKLRKVWILRKLLHPMDELAAMEFLLDRMKETKTNDDFFDQMKRKAST; from the coding sequence ATGAACTTAACTGAACTCAAGAAAAAACCAATCGGCGAACTAATTAAAATTGCTGAATTTATGGGCCTTGAAGGTATGGCTCGTAACCGAAAGCAAGATATTATCTTTGCCATCTTGAAACGCCATGCGATGAATGGCGAAGAAATTTTTGGTGACGGCGTTCTTGAAATTCTCTCTGATGGTTTTGGTTTTTTGCGCTCTGCCGCAGGTTCGTATTTAGCTGGTCCGGATGATATTTATGTGAGTCCTTCACAAATCCGACGCTTTAACTTGCGTACAGGTGACACCATCACAGGTACCATTCGTCCACCAAAAGAAGGTGAGCGTTATTTTGCTTTGCTCAAAGTTAATCAAATTAACTATGACACGCCAGAAAATTCTCGTAATAAAATCTTATTTGAAAACTTAACTCCACTTTTCCCGACCGAACAACTGGTTATGGAACTTGGTAATGGTACAACAGAAGACTTGACCGCGCGTGTAGTCGATTTAGTTGCACCAATCGGTAAAGGTCAACGTTCTATTATTGTCGCTCCGCCAAAAGCGGGTAAAACAATGTTACTTCAAAACATTGCTCAATCTATTGTGAGAAACAATCCGGAAGTTTTCCTTATTGTTTTATTAATTGATGAGCGCCCAGAAGAAGTAACTGAGATGGAGCGTACCGTACGCGGTGAAGTCGTTGCTTCAACATTTGATGAAGCACCAGCACGTCACGTACAAGTTGCAGAAATGGTCATTGAAAAAGCAAAACGTCTTGTTGAGCACAAAAAAGACGTTGTGATTTTACTTGACTCCATTACACGTTTAGCCCGTGCATACAACACAGTAATTCCTTCATCAGGTAAAGTATTAACTGGTGGTGTGGATGCACATGCTTTAGAACGTCCAAAACGTTTCTTCGGTGCTGCTCGTAATATCGAAGAAGGCGGTTCTTTAACAATCATCTCTACTGCTCTTATTGAGACTGGCAGTAAAATGGATGATGTCATTTACGAAGAGTTTAAAGGTACAGGTAACCAAGAAATTACACTTGATCGCCGTATTGCTGAAAAACGCGTCTTCCCTGCCATGAATATTAAGAAATCTGGCACACGTCGTGAAGAACGTTTAATGGATGAAGATAAATTACGTAAAGTTTGGATTCTCCGCAAACTTCTTCACCCTATGGATGAGTTGGCGGCTATGGAGTTCTTACTTGATCGTATGAAAGAAACCAAAACAAATGATGATTTCTTTGATCAGATGAAACGTAAAGCTTCAACATAA